In Leptodactylus fuscus isolate aLepFus1 chromosome 2, aLepFus1.hap2, whole genome shotgun sequence, one genomic interval encodes:
- the LRRC58 gene encoding leucine-rich repeat-containing protein 58, which produces MEGPEPAEGEQVVNLSRLGLENLSLEQVSAERRREAQQLLLPHNRLLVLPPCVAAFSQLLLLDLSNNGLAYIGDEILGLTRLKTLLAKNNRLDESSLPKEMGAMQLEVVNLSGNQFEELPSQFLQMPTLKTLSLGGNRLKTIPAEIENITSLEFLYLGGNFISYIPPELANLRYLSCLVLCDNRIQSVPPQLAQLHSLRSLSLHNNLLTYLPREILSLVRLQELSLRGNPLVVRFVRDLTYTTPTLLELAGRTIKSRSIPYSPWELPENLVRYLDLASKCPNPKCGGVYFDSCVRHIKFVDFCGKYRLPLMHYLCSPECSSPSSSVSSQSESDSEDEASVAARRMQKVLLG; this is translated from the exons ATGGAGGGCCCGGAGCCCGCAGAGGGGGAGCAGGTGGTGAATCTGTCCCGCCTGGGGCTGGAGAACCTGAGCCTGGAGCAGGTGTCTGCGGAGCGGAGGAGGGAGGCCCAGCAGCTGCTGTTACCCCACAACCGCCTGCTGGTGCTGCCGCCCTGCGTGGCCGCCTTCTCCCAGCTGCTGCTGCTGGACCTCAGCAACAATGGCCTGGCCTATATCGGGGACGAGATCCTGGGACTGACCCGGCTGAAGACCCTACTGGCCAAGAACAACCGCCTGGACGAGTCCTCGCTGCCCAAGGAGATGGGCGCCATGCAGCTGGAGGTGGTCAACCTCAGCGGGAACCAGTTTGAGGAGCTCCCCAGCCAATTTCTTCAGATGCCCACCCTCAAGACGCTGTCCCTGGGGGGCAACCGGCTAAAGACCATCCCCGCTGAAATTGAGAACATCACCAG CTTGGAGTTCCTATACCTGGGAGGGAATTTCATCTCGTACATCCCCCCGGAGCTTGCCAACCTGCGTTACCTGAGCTGCCTGGTGCTGTGCGATAACCGGATACAGAGCGTCCCCCCACAGCTGGCACA GTTACACTCTTTGCGGTCCCTCAGCCTCCACAACAACCTCCTCACCTACCTGCCCCGTGAGATCCTGAGCCTGGTGCGTCTGCAGGAGCTGAGTCTGCGCGGAAATCCTCTGGTGGTGAGATTTGTACGAGACCTGACCTACACTACACCCACGTTACTGGAGCTGGCGGGCCGAACCATCAAGAGCCGCAGCATCCCCTACAGTCCATGGGAGCTGCCCGAAAACCTTGTGAGATACCTCGACTTAGCCAGCAAGTGTCCCAACCCCAAGTGCGgag GCGTGTACTTTGACAGCTGCGTACGTCACATAAAGTTCGTAGATTTCTGCGGGAAGTACCGGCTCCCGCTGATGCATTACCTCTGCTCCCCGGAGTGTTCCTCGCCCAGCagctccgtctcctcacagagtGAGTCTGACTCAGAGGATGAGGCCAGTGTCGCCGCCCGCAGGATGCAGAAAGTACTTTTGGGCTGA